One Euphorbia lathyris chromosome 1, ddEupLath1.1, whole genome shotgun sequence DNA segment encodes these proteins:
- the LOC136224664 gene encoding uncharacterized protein — translation MASPTEPRHNHHQPPSNFLHSATAAISSFISTPKMPSSSITPLSPSKICLPFQFDSLTQSLFESSQQPDSISPKSSAVKGFPSAESSSGFPSTVRIAGLNSNGKGGGPAFVGQVFSMCDLSGTGLMAVSTHFDIPFISKRTPKWLKKMYATVTKSQRNGPVFRFFMDLGDAVTYVKRLNIPSGVVGACRLDLAYEHFKEKPHLFQFVPNEKQVKAANQLLKTIPQSDGKRKVEGVPVFTAQNLDIAIATADGIKWYTPYFFDKRMLDNILEESVDQHFHSLIQTRHMQRRRDVIDDNLAAEVIEEMGDSMLEPPEVQEMMDEIGHHGIPFSVISKAAEIQLLNAVDRVLLGNRWLRKATGIQPKFPYMVDSFEKRSAFSSRRSSESTSYLTSSEKENSTTNPKLEENAQPNHTQRTDLRLPFGNWSKNSWLKQLEKPEKGLEMRSQSSSSECAKQKLEPSPFLPKITMVGISTGDSGKMSKASLKKTMEDLTRELEQTDRENAPGSSTYDDELEFEDRDPLFVANVGDYYSRMSKTKSPRWVRGGTN, via the exons ATGGCATCCCCAACGGAACCAAGGCATAACCACCACCAGCCACCATCTAACTTCTTACACTCAGCCACTGCTGCCATTTCTTCATTTATTTCGACCCCTAAAATGCCTTCGTCTTCAATTACCCCCTTATCTCCTTCCAAAATTTGCTTACCTTTCCAATTTGATTCTCTCACCCAGTCTCTCTTTGAGTCGTCTCAGCAGCCGGACTCCATCTCGCCAAAATCATCCGCTGTCAAGGGCTTTCCCTCTGCTGAATCCAGCTCGGGATTTCCGTCAACAGTCAGGATTGCTGGCCTCAATTCTAATGGCAAGGGCGGTGGACCTGCTTTCGTCGGTCAGGTTTTTAGTATGTGCGATCTTTCAGGGACTGGGCTCATGGCTGTCTCTACTCATTTTGATATTCCCTTCATATCCAAAAG AACACCTAAGTGGCTTAAGAAGATGTATGCAACAGTTACTAAGAGTCAGAGAAATGGTCCCGTGTTCCGTTTCTTCATGGATTTGGGTGATGCAG TTACATATGTTAAACGGCTAAACATTCCAAGCGGCGTGGTGGGAGCTTGTCGTCTTGATTTGGCATATGAACATTTCAAG GAGAAACCTCATCTTTTCCAATTCGTCCCAAATGAGAAACAG GTCAAGGCAGCCAACCAGCTTCTCAAGACCATTCCTCAGAGTGATGGGAAGAGGAAGGTTGAAGGAGTTCCAGTTTTCACTGCTCAAAATTTAGATATTGCAATTGCTACTGCAGATGGAATTAAATG GTATACTCCATACTTCTTCGATAAACGCATGCTAGATAACATTCTTGAAGAATCTGTCGATCAGCATTTCCATTCTTTAATTCAAACTCGGCATATGCAACGCCGCCGTGATGTGATTGATGACAACTTGGCAGCAGAAGTAATTGAAGAGATGGGAGATAGCATGTTGGAGCCACCAGAG GTTCAAGAAATGATGGATGAAATAGGCCATCACGGAATACCTTTCAGTGTCATTTCAAAGGCTGCTGAAATCCAGCTGCTAAATGCTGTTGACAGAGTACTATTGGGTAATCGATGGTTGAGAAAAGCAACTGGAATTCAACCAAAGTTTCCATATATGGTTGACTCATTCGAGAAAAG AAGTGCATTTTCATCACGAAGATCATCTGAATCAACAAGCTATCTTACCAGTTCTGAGAAAGAGAATAGCACTACAAACCCTAAATTAGAAGAGAATGCTCAACCCAATCATACACAGAGAACAGATCTACGGCTCCCATTTGGAAATTGGTCTAAAAATTCATGGTTGAAACAACTAGAAAAACCagaaaagggattagaaatgaG ATCACAGAGTTCATCGAGTGAATGTGCAAAGCAGAAGTTAGAGCCGAGTCCTTTTCTTCCAAAGATTACAATGGTTGGTATCTCGACTGGAGACTCGGGAAAAATGAGCAAAGCTAGTTTAAAGAAGACAATGGAAGATCTAACAAGAGAGTTGGAGCAGACAGATAGAGAAAACGCCCCTGGTAGTAGCACCTACGATGACGAGTTAGAATTTGAAGATAGGGATCCACTGTTTGTGGCTAACGTGGGTGATTACTATTCTCGAATGTCGAAGACAAAGTCGCCTCGATGGGTTCGGGGTGGAACCAACTGA